The following are encoded in a window of Streptomyces sp. Go-475 genomic DNA:
- a CDS encoding xanthine dehydrogenase family protein molybdopterin-binding subunit produces the protein MTTATRGAVGTAHTRVEGRDKVTGAARYAAEIPFAELAHGWLVLSTVARGRVRAVDTEAVLGMPGVLAVLHHHNAPRVDSDFVGLLGVPPDPTAALFQHDRVPHLGWPVALVVAETSEQAREAAETLVVRYDQEPHDVAFSAGREPEAYTLDGHAQAVIEKGDLADRLAASAVVVDAEYTTPEEYHNPMEPHAATARWEGGRLEVVDSNQGTTWVAGELANLFSLDPASVRVRSEHVGGGFGSKGVRAHQVAAVMAATVLRRPVRVVMTRRQMFSLAGYRSPTAQRVRLGADADGRLRALEHRSLNQTSAVHDFVEPSAAASRAMYAADAHHTASRILRLDVPTPTWMRAPGEAPGSFALESALDELAERCGVDPIELRVRNEPEVGPVSGLPFGSRNLIACFREGARRFGWADRDPRPGVRRDGRWLLGTGTAGASFPVVAMPSTAAVTAEADGTFTVRVNAADIGTGARTALTLVAADALEVPTDRVRVRIGDSDLGPAMIAGGSMGTRSWSWAVRTAAEELRGSLVPGADVPPEGVTVRSDTTEATGALAQKERHSYGAQFAEVAVDPTTGEVRVRRMLGIFAAGRIVNPLTARNQLVGGMVWGLSMALHEEAVRDRASGGVYGADLAGYHVAAHADVPHIEADWVDDPDPDDPVGIKGIGEVGIVGAAAAVANAVWHATGVRHRNLPIRPDRVLLAGGDA, from the coding sequence ATGACCACCGCCACCAGGGGAGCCGTCGGCACCGCGCACACCCGCGTCGAGGGCCGCGACAAGGTCACCGGAGCGGCTCGCTACGCCGCCGAGATCCCCTTCGCCGAACTCGCCCACGGCTGGTTGGTGCTGTCCACCGTCGCCCGCGGCCGCGTCCGGGCCGTCGACACCGAGGCCGTCCTCGGGATGCCGGGCGTCCTCGCCGTGCTGCACCACCACAACGCCCCCCGTGTCGACAGCGACTTCGTCGGACTGCTGGGCGTCCCGCCGGACCCGACCGCCGCCCTCTTCCAGCACGACCGCGTGCCCCATCTGGGCTGGCCGGTGGCGCTGGTCGTCGCCGAGACGTCCGAGCAGGCCCGGGAGGCCGCCGAGACCCTCGTCGTGCGCTACGACCAGGAGCCGCACGACGTCGCGTTCTCCGCCGGGCGCGAGCCCGAGGCGTACACGCTCGACGGGCACGCGCAGGCCGTGATCGAGAAGGGCGACCTGGCGGACCGGCTCGCGGCGTCGGCGGTCGTGGTGGACGCCGAGTACACCACGCCGGAGGAGTACCACAACCCGATGGAGCCGCACGCGGCGACGGCCCGGTGGGAGGGCGGCCGGCTGGAGGTCGTCGACTCCAACCAGGGCACCACCTGGGTCGCCGGCGAACTCGCGAACCTCTTCTCCCTCGACCCCGCCTCCGTGCGGGTGCGCTCCGAGCACGTCGGCGGCGGCTTCGGCAGTAAGGGCGTCCGGGCGCACCAGGTGGCCGCCGTGATGGCCGCGACCGTCCTGCGGCGCCCGGTCAGGGTCGTCATGACCCGCCGCCAGATGTTCTCCCTCGCCGGCTACCGCAGCCCCACCGCCCAGCGGGTCCGGCTCGGCGCCGACGCGGACGGGCGGCTGCGCGCGCTGGAGCACCGCTCCCTCAACCAGACCTCGGCCGTGCACGACTTCGTCGAGCCGAGCGCCGCGGCGAGCCGGGCGATGTACGCGGCCGACGCCCACCACACGGCCAGCCGGATCCTGCGGCTCGACGTGCCCACGCCCACGTGGATGCGCGCCCCGGGCGAGGCCCCCGGTTCGTTCGCGCTGGAGTCGGCGCTCGACGAGCTGGCGGAGCGGTGCGGCGTCGACCCGATCGAGCTGCGGGTGCGCAACGAGCCCGAGGTGGGTCCCGTGTCCGGGCTGCCGTTCGGCAGCCGCAACCTGATCGCCTGCTTCCGGGAAGGCGCCCGCAGGTTCGGCTGGGCCGACCGTGATCCGCGCCCCGGCGTCCGCCGGGACGGACGCTGGCTGCTCGGCACCGGAACGGCCGGCGCCTCGTTCCCCGTGGTGGCCATGCCGTCCACGGCCGCCGTGACCGCGGAGGCGGACGGCACCTTCACGGTCCGGGTCAACGCCGCCGACATCGGCACCGGCGCCCGGACCGCGCTCACCCTGGTCGCCGCGGACGCGCTGGAGGTCCCGACGGACCGGGTCCGGGTGCGGATCGGGGACAGCGACCTCGGCCCCGCGATGATCGCGGGCGGCTCGATGGGCACCCGTTCCTGGAGCTGGGCCGTCCGTACGGCCGCCGAGGAACTGCGCGGGAGCCTCGTGCCGGGCGCCGACGTCCCGCCGGAGGGCGTCACCGTACGGTCGGACACGACGGAGGCCACCGGGGCCCTGGCCCAGAAGGAACGGCACTCCTACGGGGCGCAGTTCGCCGAGGTCGCCGTCGACCCCACCACCGGTGAGGTCCGCGTGCGCCGCATGCTGGGCATCTTCGCGGCCGGCCGGATCGTCAACCCGCTGACCGCCCGCAACCAGCTCGTCGGCGGCATGGTGTGGGGCCTGTCCATGGCCCTGCACGAGGAAGCCGTGCGGGACCGGGCGAGCGGCGGTGTCTACGGCGCCGACCTCGCGGGCTACCACGTCGCCGCGCACGCCGACGTCCCGCACATCGAGGCCGACTGGGTCGACGACCCCGACCCGGACGACCCGGTCGGCATCAAGGGCATCGGCGAGGTCGGCATCGTGGGGGCCGCGGCGGCGGTCGCCAACGCCGTGTGGCACGCGACCGGCGTACGCCACCGGAACCTGCCGATCCGGCCCGACCGGGTGCTGCTGGCGGGCGGCGATGCTTGA
- a CDS encoding XdhC/CoxI family protein, producing the protein MLDLAGPLREWIEEGRDFAVATVVAVGGSAPRPPGAALAVSADGTAIGSVSGGCVEGAVYDLCVQALRDGATLVERFGYSDEDAFAVGLTCGGTIDVMVVPYTAGRSAEGAALSAAARGEPVALARVVRGPARLLGRALLVRPSGANRGAPGAEPGGGSSEGGLGGGPDLDRTAVAEARALLDGGRTGTVELSEDGSHCPGGLTLLVESAVPPPRMIVFGAIDFAAALVRAGKFLGHHVTVCDARPVFATRARFPEADEIVVDWPDRYLRRTETDARTVLCVLTHDAKFDVPLLAEALRLPVAYVGAMGSRRTHEDRERRLREAGVSERELARLRSPIGLDLGARTPEETAVSIAAEIIATRHGGTGAPLTGTDAPIHRAGREASPQPV; encoded by the coding sequence ATGCTTGATCTCGCCGGGCCGCTGCGCGAGTGGATCGAGGAGGGCCGGGACTTCGCCGTCGCCACGGTCGTCGCCGTCGGCGGCAGCGCCCCGCGCCCTCCCGGCGCCGCCCTGGCGGTGTCGGCCGACGGCACGGCCATCGGCTCGGTCTCCGGAGGCTGCGTGGAAGGAGCGGTGTACGACCTGTGCGTCCAGGCCCTGCGGGACGGCGCGACGCTCGTCGAGCGGTTCGGCTACAGCGACGAGGACGCGTTCGCGGTCGGGCTGACCTGCGGCGGGACCATCGACGTCATGGTCGTCCCGTACACCGCGGGGCGTTCGGCCGAGGGGGCCGCGCTGTCCGCCGCCGCCCGCGGTGAGCCGGTGGCGCTGGCCCGGGTCGTCCGGGGCCCGGCCCGCCTCCTCGGCCGGGCGCTGCTCGTCCGCCCGAGCGGAGCGAACCGGGGAGCCCCCGGGGCGGAGCCGGGGGGAGGCTCGTCCGAAGGCGGTCTGGGCGGCGGCCCGGACCTGGACCGCACGGCCGTCGCCGAGGCCCGCGCCCTGCTGGACGGCGGCCGCACGGGCACCGTCGAGCTGTCCGAGGACGGCTCGCACTGCCCGGGCGGTCTCACCCTGCTCGTGGAGTCGGCCGTGCCCCCGCCCCGCATGATCGTCTTCGGTGCGATCGACTTCGCGGCGGCTCTCGTCCGGGCGGGCAAGTTCCTCGGCCACCACGTCACCGTGTGCGACGCCCGCCCGGTCTTCGCCACCCGGGCCCGCTTCCCGGAGGCCGACGAGATCGTCGTGGACTGGCCCGACCGCTACCTGCGGCGTACCGAGACCGACGCGCGCACGGTGCTGTGCGTGCTCACGCACGACGCGAAGTTCGACGTGCCCCTGCTGGCGGAGGCGCTGCGGCTGCCGGTCGCGTACGTCGGCGCGATGGGCTCCCGCCGCACCCACGAGGACCGCGAGCGGCGGCTGCGGGAGGCGGGGGTGAGCGAGCGGGAGCTGGCCCGGCTGAGGTCGCCGATCGGCCTCGACCTGGGCGCGCGTACGCCCGAGGAGACCGCCGTCTCCATCGCGGCGGAGATCATCGCGACCCGCCACGGCGGCACGGGGGCGCCCCTGACCGGCACGGACGCACCGATCCACCGGGCCGGGCGGGAGGCTTCTCCCCAGCCGGTCTGA
- a CDS encoding NAD(P)H-dependent oxidoreductase, whose product MSVRILALVGSLRAGSHNRQLAEAAVKLAPEGAEVELFEGLAEIPFYNEDIDVEGSVPAAAERLREAANAADGLILFTPEYNGTIPAVLKNAIDWLSRPYGAGALTGKPVAVVGTAFGQYGGVWAHDETRKSVGVAGGKVLEDVKLSIPGSVTRFAETHPADDAEVAAQLTEVIARLHGHASEPAAA is encoded by the coding sequence ATGTCTGTTCGTATCCTCGCCCTCGTCGGCAGCCTCCGCGCCGGTTCGCACAACCGCCAGCTCGCCGAGGCGGCCGTCAAGCTCGCCCCCGAGGGCGCCGAGGTGGAGCTGTTCGAGGGCCTGGCCGAGATCCCGTTCTACAACGAGGACATCGACGTCGAGGGCAGCGTTCCGGCCGCCGCCGAGCGCCTGCGCGAGGCCGCGAACGCCGCGGACGGCCTGATCCTGTTCACGCCGGAGTACAACGGCACCATCCCGGCCGTCCTGAAGAACGCCATCGACTGGCTGTCCCGCCCGTACGGCGCCGGTGCCCTCACGGGCAAGCCGGTCGCGGTGGTCGGCACCGCGTTCGGCCAGTACGGCGGTGTCTGGGCGCACGACGAGACCCGCAAGTCCGTGGGTGTGGCCGGCGGCAAGGTGCTGGAGGACGTCAAGCTGTCCATCCCCGGCTCGGTCACCCGCTTCGCCGAGACGCACCCGGCCGACGACGCCGAGGTCGCCGCGCAGCTGACCGAGGTCATCGCCCGCCTGCACGGCCACGCCTCGGAGCCGGCCGCGGCCTGA
- a CDS encoding TetR/AcrR family transcriptional regulator translates to MSAASPSLPTPQEPVDHPELLQLGTALEADEPCLRADAARNRARLLEAAARLVAERGAEAVTMEAVAAAACVGKGTVFRRFGDRTGLLTALLDHSEKKFQAAFLGGPPPLGPGAPPVERLRAFGCALLRRSADELELQLAAEPGANRRYISPARRVLRHHVEMLLRQAVPGADCELLAHALMGQLDPALIHHLTRQCGIPLSRLEAAWTDLVDRVTGTRPAC, encoded by the coding sequence ATGTCCGCCGCCTCGCCGTCCCTCCCGACGCCCCAGGAGCCCGTCGACCACCCGGAGCTGCTCCAGCTCGGTACCGCCCTGGAGGCCGACGAGCCGTGCCTGCGCGCCGACGCCGCGCGCAACCGGGCCCGGCTGCTGGAGGCCGCCGCGCGGCTGGTGGCGGAGCGCGGCGCGGAGGCCGTCACGATGGAGGCGGTGGCCGCCGCGGCCTGCGTCGGCAAGGGCACCGTCTTCCGCCGCTTCGGCGACCGCACCGGCCTGCTGACGGCGCTGCTCGATCACTCCGAGAAGAAGTTCCAGGCCGCGTTCCTGGGCGGCCCGCCCCCGCTCGGCCCCGGAGCGCCGCCCGTGGAGCGGCTGCGGGCGTTCGGTTGCGCGCTGCTGCGCCGCTCCGCCGACGAACTGGAGCTGCAACTGGCCGCCGAGCCGGGCGCGAACCGCCGCTACATCAGCCCGGCCCGCCGCGTTCTGCGGCACCACGTGGAGATGCTCCTGCGCCAGGCGGTCCCCGGCGCGGACTGCGAGCTCCTCGCCCACGCGCTGATGGGCCAGCTCGACCCGGCCCTGATCCACCACCTGACCAGGCAGTGCGGAATCCCTCTGTCCCGCCTGGAGGCCGCCTGGACGGACCTGGTCGACCGCGTGACGGGCACGCGCCCCGCCTGCTGA
- a CDS encoding LacI family DNA-binding transcriptional regulator, giving the protein MVQIPKTPALPSPVAPSRSVPTSADVARLAGVSRATVSYVLNNTSAVRISEPTRRRVHEAAKELGYVPHAAARSLRAGHSRMVLIPAPTFPVGPLYSRFLADLQSALGVLDYTVVQYGTGGPHGDEAARAWAELRPVAVLVPGSGLGPCGVAVLKRSGARAVVTLGPETIEGAHALLMDHDVVGHTAGSHLYDRGRRRIGVVVPQEPGLEAFSAPRLDGVRQSLRGTDATLTELPLAYEEQAAARLAARWRSLGLDAVFTYNDEYAMLLMRALQDEGIRIPEETAVIGADDLMLGRLLRPRLTTVRLQLPSGQELAELVDRAVRKPGTEPETHKVLGATVLHRESS; this is encoded by the coding sequence ATGGTGCAGATACCGAAAACGCCCGCGCTCCCGTCCCCCGTCGCGCCGTCGCGCTCCGTCCCCACGAGCGCCGACGTGGCCCGCCTGGCCGGCGTCTCGCGCGCGACCGTCTCCTACGTCCTGAACAACACCAGCGCCGTACGGATCAGTGAACCCACCCGCCGCCGGGTCCACGAGGCCGCGAAGGAACTCGGCTACGTACCGCACGCGGCGGCCCGCAGTCTGCGTGCCGGGCACAGCCGGATGGTGCTGATCCCCGCGCCGACCTTCCCCGTGGGCCCGCTCTACAGCCGGTTCCTCGCCGACCTCCAGAGCGCGCTCGGCGTCCTGGACTACACGGTCGTGCAGTACGGCACCGGCGGCCCGCACGGCGACGAAGCCGCCCGCGCCTGGGCCGAGTTACGGCCCGTCGCCGTGCTCGTACCCGGCTCCGGACTCGGTCCGTGCGGGGTGGCGGTGCTCAAGCGCTCCGGGGCCCGGGCCGTGGTCACCCTCGGCCCCGAGACCATCGAGGGCGCGCACGCCCTGCTCATGGACCACGACGTCGTCGGCCACACCGCGGGATCCCACCTCTACGACCGCGGCCGGCGCCGGATCGGCGTCGTCGTCCCCCAGGAGCCCGGCCTGGAGGCGTTCTCCGCGCCCCGGCTCGACGGTGTGCGCCAGTCCCTGCGGGGCACGGACGCCACGCTGACCGAACTGCCCCTGGCCTACGAGGAACAGGCCGCCGCCCGCCTCGCCGCCCGCTGGCGGAGCCTCGGTCTGGACGCCGTGTTCACCTACAACGACGAGTACGCGATGCTGCTGATGCGGGCCCTGCAGGACGAGGGCATCCGCATCCCCGAGGAGACGGCCGTGATCGGCGCGGACGACCTGATGCTCGGCCGGCTGCTGCGGCCCCGGCTGACCACGGTCCGCCTGCAGCTGCCCTCGGGCCAGGAACTGGCCGAACTGGTCGACCGCGCGGTGCGCAAGCCCGGCACCGAACCCGAGACGCACAAGGTGCTGGGCGCGACGGTGCTGCACCGCGAGTCGAGCTGA